The genomic DNA GAGGAAGAGGTAAAAAAAATACACACATCCCTAGAAGATCTTGGGTTAGCAGTTATTAGGAGGATTGAAAAGAAACACCACCACCAGAGAGCAGAAGTCTGGATTAAGACTACCTTAATACTGGAAAAAGAAACCCCCACAAGCAAAAAAGTCAGTTACGAACCGTATGATGTTGAGGTTGGGATTATAAAAGAAAAAGGAAACATCCAAAAAGTTCTCAAAGTTAAAGTCATCGGAAATACTGCATGTCCTCATGCGATGGCAAACAACCAAGGAAGAACACACATACAGAGGGCAATAGGAGAGCTTGAAATTAGGACTAACTTCGAAGAGGAAATACCACTTGAAGACATGATAGAGGTGGTCGAGAGTTCGTTTAGTTCCCCAACATATACATTACTGAAGACTTCAGATGAAAATGCCGTTGTTAGAAGGATGTACGAGAATCCAAAGTTCGTTGAAGACGTGGCAAGAGAGATCCTTGCCAAAGCAAGGGAGAAGTTCAAAGGTAGAATTCATGTAAGAGTCATCAGCAACGAGAGTATCCATAAACACGATGTTATAGCTGAAGCGTGGGCATAAACTTCTCTTTTAATTTTCTTAAGCATCCAGAACAAAAGGTTGGTGCCCTCAAATCCCAATCCCTTAAATCTTCAGGAGGATTCATCACACAGTCATTCTTGCAGTGTGAAAGTCCATATAGATGACCCAGTTCATGAAGCACACCTTTAAACACTCTCTCCACGAACAAATCTCTATTATCTGTATGAAACGGCTTAATTGCCAACGCAAGAACATGATAGTTAGCAATTGAGATCTGCAAGCCAAGATACTTCTTATATAAGTCGAAATATTCTCTCCTAGAACCAATGGGGTACGTTGTAAGACCAAATATCTTCGTTATACTATCGTCATTCACATCATTCCTCATCTCAACTAGCCTGCCATAGAGAGCCTCAACCACAGCTTCAAAAGAGTACATTTTAACTATCCCATTCTCAGTTTTCACTTGCACTAAGGTTCCTGGGGGCAATCTTATATGTCCGCCATAAACCGGAACCACTGGCAACTCGATATCTCGAAGGTAGAACTTAACCTTATCATATACCTCGAAAAACAACCACTTGTACTCCTCTCCCCCCATATAAACGAAGGCAACTAAGTCAGGCATCAGGCCGACTTACTAAACAAGGATATATAAAAGTTATTTTCGAAAACTATGTCATGAACGCAAAAAAGATCCTCCCTATAATCCTTGCGATATATTTCACAATAGGGCTAATAATTGTAATTAACCAAAACCCTTGGTTTTCCTTCACGAAAAATGCATTAAGCGACATGGGATCTCTTAAAAATCCAAAGAGCTGGATATTTAATCTGTACATAATAGGGCTTGGAACTTTAGGCCTAATAACTGCCAAGGCATTGAAAAGAGATGTGCTTAAAATAGCGATGCTTACGCTTATCCTTGTAGGAGTGTTTCCGGAGGAAAAACCACTCCATGCCCCTTCAGCCGTTCTAACTTACCTGCTATCCTTCTTAGACATGACACTTTACGGAAAAATTTGGAGAGTTATCGGCCCAGGAACTTTTATCCTAATGATAGCCCTTATAAAGATGAGAATTGGACTGGCGATCCCGGAAGTTATTGGAGCTATGGCAATAATCGCCTACATGATATACCTGGGGTGGAGAGAATGAAAGTCGTTGCACTATTAAGCTCAGGGATAGATTCGCCCGTTGCAATCCACTTAATAGCGAGCAAGGGTGTTGAAGTTTATCCTCTCCACTTTAGGCAGGATGAGATAAAGGAGGATAAAGTGAGGAGGCTTGTGGAGAGGTTAAGAGAGATACATAGAGATCTAGTGAAGGAGCCCCTGATAGTGGATGCCTTCGAAGTTCAAGCCCCAGTTTTTGAGAAGCTAAGGGAGATTGGAAAAGCAAAATGGACATGCGTATTTTGCAAGTACACTATGTACATAGTGGCAACCGAGTACGCAAAGAAAATTGGGGCAGATGCCATCGTAACTGGTGACTCTCTTGGTCAAGTAGCTTCACAAACACTTGACAATCTAATGGTCATAAGCACAGCAACAGACCTTCCAGTATTAAGGCCCCTCATAGCGCTGGACAAGGAAGAGATCGTTAGGATTGCAAAGGATATAGGGACCTTTGAGATAAGCATAGAAGAAGAGCCCTCCTGCCCCTTCGTTCCGAAGTTTCCGATAGTTAGGGCAGGTCTTGGACAGTTTAAAAAGATACTTGAGGAGGTAAAAGATAAAATCCCCAGGGATGTTATATGAAGCATCTGCAACTGGCAAGCTATTTACTAGCTTTAAACGCGATCCTAATTTTAGTTTTATATCAAGGCTCAATTTTATACCAAATATTTGGGGTATTTAGTCTCTTATTGGCTGTTGGGGTAAGAAATGAAATTAAGATCGCAATAAAAGTTGCCCTCATTTATGCAGTATTTGAATTTCTCTTTGCCCTATTGTTCCTCATAGCTGGGAACTTGCTATCCGCAATAGATGCAGGGATAAGCTTACTGATAGTTCATGACATATTTGGATATATACAAGAAAAATATGGAAAGAGTTAAGCGCATTTTTCCTCCTTATACTTGGGCTCAAGCTTCTTTTCCTTTGTCTTTTAGGATTATCCTTGCATCAACTATTACTGCACCTTCTCCCTTATTGTACACGAAAACAGGGTTTAGATCCATCTCCTTTATGTAGTCCCTAAGATCATCAACTAGTTGAGAAACCTTGAGCAACATATCTACTATAGCATCTATGTCAGCTGGCTCTTCTCCTCTTGCCCCAGCTAGAATTGGGTATGCCTTTATCTCCCTTATCATTTTCCTTGCATCTTTTTCGGTTATTGGAACCAGCCTGAATGTCACGTCCTTAAGGATCTCAACGAATATTCCACCGAGACCGAACATTATTGCGTGGCCAAACTGGGGATCTTCAGTAACTCCGATGATTACCTCCCTTCCCGGTTTGAGCATTGGAGCGATGAGAACTCCAAGGATCTCAGCGTTAGGGTTGTACCTCTTGGCGTTCTCGTGAATTTCCTCCCACTTCTTCTTGAGCTCCTCCTCGTTCTTTATATTAAGCATTACAACCTTGGCATCACTCTTGTGAAGTATCTGGGGGGACATAAGCTTCATTGCCACTGGATAGCCAATCTCCTTGGCATACTTGAGGGCCTCATCAAGGGTCTTTGCAAGCTTCTCCTCGGGCACGGGCAGACCGTAAGCCTTTAAAACCTGCTTTGCTTCGTACTCAACCATGGCCGTTCTGCCCTGCTTCAACACTTCTTTAATAACCTTAACGGCCTCCTCCTTCATTCTTCATTCCCCCTAAGATATTTGGCATATCTAACCAATCCAGCCAAAGCCCTAACACCCCTCTCAGGGGTTGGATAAACGGGAACACCCTTCTCCTCAAGCATTCTAGCGTATTTGTCCGTCTTATAACCTCCCATTGCGACGGCGACTATTGGCTTCTCACTCTTCTTTGCATAATCAGCTATAATATTTATGACTTCCTCCTCATCTAACAGGGGAACTTGGAACAGGACAATTACGAGGATAGCATCAACGTTTGGATCCTTAGTGAAGGCTTCAAGGGCAAGCCTGTACCTTTCTACGTCAGTATCACCAACAACATCAGTAGGATTTCCAACGACTGCATGGGGTGGGAACCTTTCCCTCAAGAACTTTATTGTTTCTTCGCTTAGTTCAGCAAGCTTAAGGCCGAACTTAGCTACGGCATCACTCGCCATAACTCCAGCTCCACCGCCATCAGTTATTATTCCTATCCTGTCCCCCTTGGGTAGCTTGCACTTTGCAAATGCCTTAGCTAGATCGAACATGTGCTCAAAGTCTTCAGCCCTAATTATCCCAGTCTGCTTGAATACTGCATCGTAGATTACATCCTGGCCTGCAAGCGAGCCCGTGTGGGATGATGCCGCCTTAGCTCCATACTCAGTCCTTCCGCTCTTTAATGCTATTATTGGCTTTATTTTTGTAACCTTCCTGGCAACCTCCATAAACTTTCTTCCATCCTTAACACCCTCAATGTAGAATGTCATCACCTTTATCTGATCATCGTGGGCAAAGTACTCCATCAGATCGGCATCATCGACGTCGATCTTGTTTCCATAACTAACCATCTTGCCAATTCCAATGCCTGCCATTGCTGCCCAATCAAGCATAGCAGCGGCAAAGGCTCCGCTCTGGCTTATGAATGCTATCGGCCCACTCTGTGGTCTGTCCATTTTCTCCTCCGGGAGGAAGACCGTGTCAACACCCGTGTCCGGAACGTAGACACCGACACAGTTTGGCCCAATGACCCTTATTCCATGAGCCCTAGCTATCTCCAGTATCTCCCTCTCCATCTTCTTTCCTTCTTCGCCAAGCTCACCAAATCCACCAGTAATTATAATCACAGCCTTAATTCCTTTCTCTGCTATCTTCTTCATGGTTCCTGGGACGGCAGGAGCTGGAATTGCAATTACGGCAAGGTCAGTATCATCGGGCAACTCAGAAACGTCATGATAAACCTTGTAGCCCTCAATCTCATCAAGCTTTGGATTAACGGGATAAATATTGCCTTTAAAGATGCCCTTCTCCTTGTTCCTCTTGAAGTTCTCGAAAATGACATTTCCAACCTTCCCCTTCTTGTTGGTAGCTCCAATTATTGCAACGGCTCTTGGTTCAAAGAATGGTTTTAACTGCCCCTTAATGTCCCCTCCATTCATCATTATCACCCTTAAAATCGCTTTTCTCTTGGAATTTCCGCTAATATTTGATGATTTTCACTTAAAAGTTTTATGAAGGTAAAATCATCAAAGGAACGAAAGGTTTTAAATCGACCCTACCAGCCCTCAATTATGACGAAGTTCATCTTCGTAACAGGTGGAGTAGTAAGCGGTCTTGGAAAAGGAATCACGAGCGCTTCAATAGGACTTCTAATGAAGGCGAGAGGGTACAAAACGACAAACATTAAGATAGACCCGTACCTCAATTATGACGCAGGTACAATGAATCCCTATCAGCATGGAGAGGTTTTCGTCCTTGATGATGGAGGCGAAGTTGATCTGGACTTGGGGAACTATGAGAGGTTTCTTGACACTAGCTTGACATTTGACCATAATATAACAACTGGAAAAGTCTACTCCACCGTCATAGAGAAGGAGAGAAAAGGGGAATACCTTGGAGCTACGGTCCAAGTTATCCCTCACATAACAGATGAAATTAAAAGAAGGATACGAGAGATAGCTAAGGACTACGATATCGTCGTCGTTGAAATAGGAGGAACAGTTGGGGATATAGAGAGCATGCCATTTCTAGAGGCAGCGAGACAGATGCAACTCGAGGAGGGAAGAGAGAACGTTGCATTTGTTCACGTCACCTACGTCCCGAAGCTCAAGGTCGTTGGAGAGCAGAAGACGAAGCCAACCCAGCACAGCGTGAAGGAACTAAGGAGCTTAGGAATTCAACCTGACGCAATAGTCGCAAGGAGTGAAGATCCCCTTGAAGAATCAGCGAGGAAAAAAATAAGCCTATTCACGAATGTTCCTGAAGAAGCTGTGGTAAGTGCTTATGACGTTGAGGACACCTATGAAGTTCCCCTACTCCTTGAGAGAGAGGGACTAGGGAAATACCTAACCAAGAGGCTCGGCCTTGAGGATAGGGAGCCTAACTTAAAGGAATGGGAGAAGATGGTAGCCAAGTACAAGGCTCTCCAAGATACCGTTGAGATAGCTATTGTAGGTAAGTACGTAAAGCTTACGGACTCATATTTGAGCATAAAGGAAGCCCTAAAGCATGCAAGCGTGAGCAATGAAGTTAAGGTGAAGATAAAGTGGATTGAGGCTGAGGACATAGAGGAGCACGGAACAAAGCTACTGGAGGGGGTTGACGGGATAATAGTCCCAGGAGGGTTTGGAGCGAGGGGTTCAGAGGGCAAGATAATGACCATTAAGTACGCAAGGGAAAATGACATTCCCTTCCTAGGTATATGCTTTGGGTTCCAGCTTACCGTTGTTGAATTCGCAAGGAATGTCCTGGGGATGAAGGGAGCTCACTCAACCGAGATAGATCCACAGACACCCTATCCGGTGGTTGATCTAATGCCCGAACAGAGGAACCTAGACAGGCTCGGAGGAACAATGAGGTTAGGAGCTTACCCAGTGAAGATAAAGAAGGGAACCCTAGCATACAGCCTGTACAGGAAAGAACTCGTTTACGAAAGGCACAGGCACCGCTGGGAGGTTAATCCAGACTACATTGAAGCCTTTGAGAAGGCTGGATTGGTGTTCAGCGGAATAGCAGGGGATGATGAGAGGAGGATGGAGATACTGGAGTTGCCAGATAAGAGGTACTTCATAGCCACTCAGTTCCACCCGGAGTTTAAGTCGAGACCTATGAAGCCCGCTCCAGTATTCCACGGGTTGGTAAGGGCCGCAAAAGAGTACAAGCAGGAGAAATGATACTCACGAATCACGCAAAGGAGAGAATAGCTAAAAGGTTAGTGAAGAAGAGAAAGCTGGATAGGATTTATTCTGCCCTCTTTTCTTTCCTAAAAGATGCCGTGAGGGTTGAGGTTGAAGGCACGGTAATCTTTACGGACGGCAAGAAAACGCTGGTTGCCACGAAGCTTAATGGCGAGCTTCTTGATTTAAAGGAAATTGTCAAGAGGGCTAGGAACATTGAAGATACTTATGAGTGCGTGTTCTGGGACAAAAAGCTTGTAAAGATAACGAAACCCAGGAAATTTCTCTGCGAAATACCTCCAGGAAAGTACTACTTTTACATGAACAGGGAAAAGAAGTCGATGTACATAGGCACCCAGGAACCATTACTTGCCTTAACGTTCAGGCCGGCAAAAAGATGGGAGAGAGCATTATTTTACTTCACTTGAATAGGTATTACAAAAATTTCTCCAAAGGGCTCTTCCTGCACCATCTCCACTTTACCCATATTCTCAAGGAACAAGAGGTAAAGGAAAGTTCTAGCTATAATTTTAGGATCGACATCAAACACTAGATCCCAGAACCTTATCGGCTTCCCAGTTTCCCTGTATAATTCCTTAACGATCTCGTAAAGCCTGTTCACGTGCTTCTCTATGTCAACTCTAAAGTCATCAACTACGAAGATTTCTTCCTCTATCTCCACTTTCTTCTTTTTCCTGGGCTTCCTCCTCTCTGCTTCCTCAAGGGCATCCATTAAAGCCTCAATCAGATCGTCAAGGGTGTAATAGCGTTCAACCCTCCTCAGCGGAGGAACTAGGGGATCAACTTCAACTCTTATCTTCTCTTCCTCCTTTTCCTCTTCTTTCTTCTCGTCTTCTCGAAGTAAAGCCTCGCTCTTCATTCTAACTAGAATTGCTGCGGCTAAAATGGCTCTAGCAGAAATTCTGAGGTCGAGCTCCTGCATCTGCCTAAGCATCTTTATGTACTTCTCAGTTAGATCAACTATGTCAATGTTCCATGGATCTACCTTACCCATCCTCACGAGCTGTAAGAGAATGTCGACGGGAGTTACCTCGGGCTCAAACCTAGATTCCATTCAAACCACCCTGATCCAAGCATTATTTATGCGCTTGTATCTCCCCTTTAGAGCCCTAAGATTCCCAAAGAATTCCTTTGAATATTTATCATCCCCCACGTATATTACCTCCCCATGTTCAGAAAGTTCGAGGAGGACTAAATGACCTTTTGCAAACATTTTCTCAACTTCCTCTGGCGTATAAGCCTTTGGATCTATTACCGTCTCGGTCTCATTTAGGAGGTACAACAGTTTCAACCTTTCATCAAAGTCCTCGGGGAGACCTCTCGCCACTATGAATAGGTCAACGTCACTACCTAACCCATAGGTTCCCTTAGCAAATGATCCAAAAATTACAGCGAGCAGGATATCAATACCGTGTTTTTTAAGCGTTTCAATGTACTTCCTTATATCGCTCATTATTCTGTCTTCCATTTCGCAACCTCCATAACGAATTTTAGTATTGCCTCAGCAAAATTTATTGCTTCTTCGGCATCTCTCTTGTCATAGAACTCGTATGGGGCACCCTCAACATGAGCATCTGGATACCTCGCCGGAATGTAGAATCTATCAAGAACCCTAGCGATTCTAAGGATCTCTTGAGGAACTTCGATACCTTGAGATACAAGGATCGAAAGGAGTTTTGCGGTAGAGTGACCATAAGCAGGAATACCTAAGCCGATTAACAGTCCCTTAACCGCAAATTTTGCCGCCTGCTGAGCCTTGAAGCAGGCCCATGAATAGAATCCGCTCTCAGCATCAGCCCGAGCACTCCTAAGTGTATATTCCACCTGCCTGATCCACCTTTCAAATTCCTCCCTCTCAAACATTCTGCTTCCTCCTTATCTCCTCAAGTATCCTCATTGCCTTCTCGAGGCTTAGCGAAACTACCTTGCTAACGCCGTCCCTCATCGAAACTCCTATTATCTTGTCCGCATTGGCCATCATGACATCCCTAAGGGTTATCACTATGAATTGGCTCTCCTTTGAGGACTCCTTGATTAAGTCCGCGACCCTCTTCACGTTGGCATCATCCAAGTGGGCATCTATCTCGTCGAAGAGGTAGAACGGAGCAGGCTTGAACTTCTGAATTGCAAAGACAAACGCTAAGGCTGTTAAAGCCTTCTCCCCACCGCTCATTGCCTCTATCCTCTTCACGTCTTTACCAGCTGGCTTTGCCTCTATTTCGAGCCCTCCCGAGAACGGATCCTCTGGGTTCTCCAGAATTAGTCTAGCGCTTCCCCCAGGGGACAGCTTAGCGAAAAGCTCGGAGAAGTTCTTGGCTATCGCTTCAAAAGTCTTCATGAAGACGTTCTTCTTCTCCTTCTCTATCTCGTTAATGAACTCTATTATGCTCTCCTTCTCAGCCTCGAGCTTCTCCCTCTTGCTCTTCAGCTCAAGGTACCTCCTTTCCACTACCTCAAAGTCCTCTATGGCCTTCATGTTCACGGGCTCTAGTGA from Pyrococcus kukulkanii includes the following:
- a CDS encoding GTP cyclohydrolase IV, with amino-acid sequence MYVETQEEEPEIKLPLPRVGITNLKTVAKINWRGRVYTFIPTFEVTIDLTERKKGIHMSRLIESITEALSEAVEEEVKKIHTSLEDLGLAVIRRIEKKHHHQRAEVWIKTTLILEKETPTSKKVSYEPYDVEVGIIKEKGNIQKVLKVKVIGNTACPHAMANNQGRTHIQRAIGELEIRTNFEEEIPLEDMIEVVESSFSSPTYTLLKTSDENAVVRRMYENPKFVEDVAREILAKAREKFKGRIHVRVISNESIHKHDVIAEAWA
- a CDS encoding peptidase — translated: MPDLVAFVYMGGEEYKWLFFEVYDKVKFYLRDIELPVVPVYGGHIRLPPGTLVQVKTENGIVKMYSFEAVVEALYGRLVEMRNDVNDDSITKIFGLTTYPIGSRREYFDLYKKYLGLQISIANYHVLALAIKPFHTDNRDLFVERVFKGVLHELGHLYGLSHCKNDCVMNPPEDLRDWDLRAPTFCSGCLRKLKEKFMPTLQL
- a CDS encoding DUF998 domain-containing protein, whose amino-acid sequence is MNAKKILPIILAIYFTIGLIIVINQNPWFSFTKNALSDMGSLKNPKSWIFNLYIIGLGTLGLITAKALKRDVLKIAMLTLILVGVFPEEKPLHAPSAVLTYLLSFLDMTLYGKIWRVIGPGTFILMIALIKMRIGLAIPEVIGAMAIIAYMIYLGWRE
- a CDS encoding 7-cyano-7-deazaguanine synthase; this translates as MKVVALLSSGIDSPVAIHLIASKGVEVYPLHFRQDEIKEDKVRRLVERLREIHRDLVKEPLIVDAFEVQAPVFEKLREIGKAKWTCVFCKYTMYIVATEYAKKIGADAIVTGDSLGQVASQTLDNLMVISTATDLPVLRPLIALDKEEIVRIAKDIGTFEISIEEEPSCPFVPKFPIVRAGLGQFKKILEEVKDKIPRDVI
- a CDS encoding acetate--CoA ligase family protein; this translates as MKEEAVKVIKEVLKQGRTAMVEYEAKQVLKAYGLPVPEEKLAKTLDEALKYAKEIGYPVAMKLMSPQILHKSDAKVVMLNIKNEEELKKKWEEIHENAKRYNPNAEILGVLIAPMLKPGREVIIGVTEDPQFGHAIMFGLGGIFVEILKDVTFRLVPITEKDARKMIREIKAYPILAGARGEEPADIDAIVDMLLKVSQLVDDLRDYIKEMDLNPVFVYNKGEGAVIVDARIILKDKGKEA
- a CDS encoding acetate--CoA ligase family protein, which produces MNGGDIKGQLKPFFEPRAVAIIGATNKKGKVGNVIFENFKRNKEKGIFKGNIYPVNPKLDEIEGYKVYHDVSELPDDTDLAVIAIPAPAVPGTMKKIAEKGIKAVIIITGGFGELGEEGKKMEREILEIARAHGIRVIGPNCVGVYVPDTGVDTVFLPEEKMDRPQSGPIAFISQSGAFAAAMLDWAAMAGIGIGKMVSYGNKIDVDDADLMEYFAHDDQIKVMTFYIEGVKDGRKFMEVARKVTKIKPIIALKSGRTEYGAKAASSHTGSLAGQDVIYDAVFKQTGIIRAEDFEHMFDLAKAFAKCKLPKGDRIGIITDGGGAGVMASDAVAKFGLKLAELSEETIKFLRERFPPHAVVGNPTDVVGDTDVERYRLALEAFTKDPNVDAILVIVLFQVPLLDEEEVINIIADYAKKSEKPIVAVAMGGYKTDKYARMLEEKGVPVYPTPERGVRALAGLVRYAKYLRGNEE
- the pyrG gene encoding glutamine hydrolyzing CTP synthase, which translates into the protein MTKFIFVTGGVVSGLGKGITSASIGLLMKARGYKTTNIKIDPYLNYDAGTMNPYQHGEVFVLDDGGEVDLDLGNYERFLDTSLTFDHNITTGKVYSTVIEKERKGEYLGATVQVIPHITDEIKRRIREIAKDYDIVVVEIGGTVGDIESMPFLEAARQMQLEEGRENVAFVHVTYVPKLKVVGEQKTKPTQHSVKELRSLGIQPDAIVARSEDPLEESARKKISLFTNVPEEAVVSAYDVEDTYEVPLLLEREGLGKYLTKRLGLEDREPNLKEWEKMVAKYKALQDTVEIAIVGKYVKLTDSYLSIKEALKHASVSNEVKVKIKWIEAEDIEEHGTKLLEGVDGIIVPGGFGARGSEGKIMTIKYARENDIPFLGICFGFQLTVVEFARNVLGMKGAHSTEIDPQTPYPVVDLMPEQRNLDRLGGTMRLGAYPVKIKKGTLAYSLYRKELVYERHRHRWEVNPDYIEAFEKAGLVFSGIAGDDERRMEILELPDKRYFIATQFHPEFKSRPMKPAPVFHGLVRAAKEYKQEK
- a CDS encoding segregation/condensation protein A, which encodes MESRFEPEVTPVDILLQLVRMGKVDPWNIDIVDLTEKYIKMLRQMQELDLRISARAILAAAILVRMKSEALLREDEKKEEEKEEEKIRVEVDPLVPPLRRVERYYTLDDLIEALMDALEEAERRKPRKKKKVEIEEEIFVVDDFRVDIEKHVNRLYEIVKELYRETGKPIRFWDLVFDVDPKIIARTFLYLLFLENMGKVEMVQEEPFGEIFVIPIQVK
- a CDS encoding nucleotidyltransferase domain-containing protein; protein product: MEDRIMSDIRKYIETLKKHGIDILLAVIFGSFAKGTYGLGSDVDLFIVARGLPEDFDERLKLLYLLNETETVIDPKAYTPEEVEKMFAKGHLVLLELSEHGEVIYVGDDKYSKEFFGNLRALKGRYKRINNAWIRVV
- a CDS encoding HEPN domain-containing protein; the protein is MFEREEFERWIRQVEYTLRSARADAESGFYSWACFKAQQAAKFAVKGLLIGLGIPAYGHSTAKLLSILVSQGIEVPQEILRIARVLDRFYIPARYPDAHVEGAPYEFYDKRDAEEAINFAEAILKFVMEVAKWKTE